In Natator depressus isolate rNatDep1 chromosome 9, rNatDep2.hap1, whole genome shotgun sequence, a single genomic region encodes these proteins:
- the SMCO1 gene encoding single-pass membrane and coiled-coil domain-containing protein 1, whose translation MDKLTQKLQFQDKTLEKQVDGDEMWISLLEDRFTSVEINLLYSYVSEMLCCLHSRVRVKLPDLAGGLPTLASVMRHKGKNQKIRLVWEAVLEMLGLQEGDVLALCTFFIIHCSEAQYYPANQRQKYTSDISTMITKVVKNQILQESLLCAVQVVENGRAQRDPKKKVTLVQK comes from the exons ATGGATAAACTGACACAGAAGCTGCAGTTTCAGGATAAAACCCTGGAGAAGCAGGTGGACGGGGATGAGATGTGGATATCCTTGCTGGAGGACAG GTTCACTTCAGTGGAGATAAATCTTTTATACAGCTATGTCAGTGAAATGCTTTGCTGCTTGCATTCCCGTGTCAGAGTGAAGCTGCCAGATCTGGCGGGAGGCCTCCCCACCTTAGCCTCTGTCATGAGGCACAAAGGCAAGAACCAGAAAATTAGACTGGTGTGGGAAGCAGTGCTGGAGATGCTGGGGCTGCAAGAAGGAGATGTCCTGGCTCTATGCACCTTTTTCATCATACATTGCTCTGAAGCACAGTATTACCCAGCTAACCAGAGGCAAAAGTACACCAGTGATATCAGCACAATGATAACCAAGGTGGTGAAGAACCAGATCCTTCAAGAGAGCCTGCTGTGTGCTGTGCAGGTGGTAGAGAATGGCAGAGCACAGAGGGATCCAAAAAAGAAAGTAACCCTTGTCCAAAAATAA